The Rhizobium leguminosarum genome includes a region encoding these proteins:
- a CDS encoding FtsB family cell division protein — translation MWTKHHKKRRIGRFVIPAMTVAFLSYFGYHCIHGDYGLRATETFERQRVAREKELAVLKAKREHLENQVALLSDGSLDKDMLDEKARYQLNMSRADEIVVFNHYSN, via the coding sequence ATGTGGACAAAGCATCATAAGAAGAGAAGAATCGGTCGCTTCGTCATTCCTGCCATGACGGTCGCCTTCCTTTCCTACTTCGGTTATCATTGCATCCATGGCGATTACGGCCTGCGCGCGACGGAGACATTCGAGCGTCAGCGTGTCGCGCGTGAAAAAGAGCTTGCCGTCTTGAAAGCAAAGCGCGAACATCTGGAAAATCAGGTCGCGCTCTTGAGTGATGGCTCGCTCGACAAGGATATGCTGGACGAAAAAGCGCGCTATCAGCTCAACATGTCGCGCGCCGACGAGATCGTCGTTTTCAACCACTATTCCAATTAA
- the pdhA gene encoding pyruvate dehydrogenase (acetyl-transferring) E1 component subunit alpha, producing the protein MAPRKTATVSSRKTAAKPAAKASNGGPVADFDRDEELKAYREMLLIRRFEEKAGQLYGMGFIGGFCHLYIGQEAVVVGMQMAQKEGDQVITAYRDHGHMLATGMEARGVMAELTGRRSGYSHGKGGSMHMFSKEKHFYGGHGIVGAQVSLGTGLAFANRYRGNDNVSIAYFGDGAANQGQVYESFNMAALWKLPIVYIVENNRYAMGTSTARATAQSNYSLRGSGFGIPGIQVDGMDVRAVKAAADEALEHCRSGKGPIILEMLTYRYRGHSMSDPAKYRSKDEVQKMRSEHDPIEQVKARLVEKGWASEDDLKAIDKDVRDIVADSADFAQADPEPDASELYTDILL; encoded by the coding sequence ATGGCGCCGCGAAAGACCGCGACCGTTTCCAGCCGCAAAACTGCAGCAAAACCGGCAGCCAAAGCATCGAATGGAGGCCCGGTAGCCGACTTCGATCGCGATGAGGAGCTCAAGGCCTATCGCGAGATGCTGCTGATCCGCCGCTTCGAGGAGAAGGCCGGTCAGCTATACGGCATGGGCTTCATTGGCGGCTTTTGCCACCTCTACATCGGTCAGGAAGCTGTCGTCGTCGGCATGCAGATGGCGCAAAAGGAAGGCGACCAGGTCATCACCGCCTATCGCGACCACGGCCACATGCTCGCAACCGGCATGGAAGCGCGCGGCGTCATGGCGGAACTGACCGGGCGTCGTAGCGGCTATTCCCACGGGAAGGGCGGCTCGATGCACATGTTCTCGAAAGAGAAGCATTTCTACGGCGGCCACGGCATCGTCGGCGCCCAGGTCTCGCTCGGAACGGGTCTTGCCTTTGCAAACCGCTACCGTGGCAATGACAATGTCTCCATCGCCTATTTCGGCGACGGCGCCGCCAACCAGGGCCAGGTCTACGAGAGCTTCAACATGGCGGCTCTCTGGAAGCTGCCGATCGTCTATATCGTCGAGAACAACCGTTACGCCATGGGCACGTCGACCGCACGCGCCACCGCGCAGTCGAATTACTCGCTGCGCGGATCCGGCTTCGGCATTCCCGGCATTCAGGTCGATGGCATGGACGTGCGTGCCGTCAAGGCCGCAGCCGACGAGGCGCTCGAACATTGCCGTTCCGGCAAGGGCCCGATCATTCTCGAAATGCTGACCTATCGTTATCGCGGTCACTCGATGTCCGACCCGGCGAAGTATCGCTCCAAGGACGAAGTGCAAAAGATGCGCTCCGAGCATGACCCGATCGAACAGGTCAAGGCTCGCCTCGTCGAAAAGGGCTGGGCTTCCGAAGACGACCTGAAGGCGATCGACAAGGATGTTCGCGACATCGTCGCCGACAGCGCCGACTTCGCCCAGGCCGATCCGGAGCCGGATGCATCCGAGCTCTACACCGACATTCTGCTGTAA
- a CDS encoding pyruvate dehydrogenase complex E1 component subunit beta: MPIDILMPALSPTMEEGTLSKWLKQEGDKVTSGDVIAEIETDKATMEVEAVDEGVIGKLLVDAGTEGVKVNTKIAVLLQDGESASDISAAKPAAAPAPEVAQEEKPTNTGSAAAPLPAEPKAVVPNDPEIPAGTEMVSTTVREALRDAMAEEMRADENVFVMGEEVAEYQGAYKVTQGLLQEFGPRRVVDTPITEHGFAGVGVGAAMAGLRPIVEFMTFNFAMQAIDQIINSAAKTLYMSGGQMGAPIVFRGPNGAAARVGAQHSQDYAAWYSAIPGLKVVMPYTASDAKGLLKAAIRDPNPVIFLENEILYGQHFDVPKLDNFVLPIGKARIHRPGKDVTVVSFGIGMSYATKAVAELEKLGIDVELIDLRTIRPMDLPTVIESVKKTGRLVTVEEGYPQSSVGTEIATRVMQQAFDYLDAPILTIAGKDVPMPYAANLEKLALPNVGEVVDAVKAVCYK; this comes from the coding sequence ATGCCTATCGATATCCTCATGCCCGCCCTCTCTCCGACGATGGAAGAAGGCACGCTGTCCAAATGGCTGAAGCAGGAAGGTGACAAGGTCACCTCTGGCGACGTGATCGCCGAAATCGAAACCGACAAGGCGACGATGGAAGTCGAAGCCGTCGACGAAGGCGTCATCGGCAAGCTGCTCGTCGATGCCGGCACCGAAGGCGTCAAGGTCAACACCAAGATCGCCGTGCTGCTGCAGGACGGCGAATCCGCTTCGGACATTTCCGCCGCCAAGCCGGCGGCCGCGCCAGCGCCGGAAGTTGCCCAGGAAGAGAAGCCGACCAACACGGGTTCTGCCGCAGCACCCCTTCCGGCCGAGCCGAAGGCTGTCGTTCCGAACGATCCTGAAATCCCGGCCGGCACCGAAATGGTGTCGACGACCGTGCGCGAAGCGCTCCGCGACGCCATGGCCGAGGAAATGCGCGCCGACGAAAACGTCTTTGTCATGGGCGAGGAAGTCGCCGAATATCAGGGCGCCTACAAGGTCACGCAGGGGCTGCTGCAGGAATTTGGTCCGCGCCGCGTCGTCGATACGCCGATTACCGAGCACGGCTTTGCCGGCGTCGGCGTCGGTGCAGCCATGGCCGGCCTTCGGCCGATCGTCGAGTTCATGACCTTCAACTTCGCCATGCAGGCGATCGACCAGATCATCAACTCCGCTGCCAAGACGCTTTATATGTCCGGCGGCCAGATGGGCGCTCCGATCGTCTTCCGCGGCCCGAATGGTGCAGCGGCTCGCGTCGGCGCCCAGCACAGCCAGGACTATGCGGCCTGGTACAGCGCAATCCCCGGCCTGAAGGTCGTCATGCCCTATACGGCATCCGACGCCAAGGGCTTGCTGAAGGCGGCAATTCGAGACCCGAACCCGGTCATCTTCCTGGAAAACGAAATTCTCTACGGCCAGCATTTTGATGTGCCGAAGCTCGACAATTTCGTCCTTCCGATCGGCAAGGCGCGTATCCATCGTCCGGGCAAGGACGTCACGGTCGTCTCCTTCGGAATCGGCATGAGTTATGCAACCAAGGCTGTCGCCGAACTCGAGAAGCTCGGCATCGACGTCGAACTGATCGACCTTCGCACCATCCGCCCGATGGACCTGCCGACCGTGATCGAATCGGTGAAGAAGACCGGCCGTCTGGTCACCGTCGAGGAAGGTTATCCGCAGTCCTCCGTCGGCACCGAAATCGCCACCCGCGTCATGCAGCAGGCCTTCGACTATCTCGATGCGCCGATCCTGACGATCGCAGGCAAGGACGTTCCGATGCCTTACGCCGCCAATCTCGAAAAGCTCGCCCTTCCGAACGTCGGCGAAGTGGTCGATGCGGTGAAGGCTGTTTGCTACAAATAA
- a CDS encoding pyruvate dehydrogenase complex dihydrolipoamide acetyltransferase, giving the protein MPINITMPALSPTMEEGNLSKWLVKEGDKVKSGDVIAEIETDKATMEVEAVDEGTVAKLVVAAGTEGVKVNALIAVLAADGEDVSAAASGAGSSAPAPKADGAAAPKAEAAPAPAPSTPAAAPANIAAPASVSVDGNRTFSSPLARRLAKEAGIDLSAVAGSGPHGRVVKSDIEAAVAGGGAKAAAAPAPAATPQAAAPAPAAAAPKGASEEAVLKLFEPGSYELVPHDGMRKTIAKRLVESKQTIPHFYVSVDCELDALLALRAQLNDAAPRKDGGAPAYKLSVNDMVIKAMALSLRDVPDANVSWTDNNMVKHKHADVGVAVSIPGGLITPIIRKAEQKTLSVISNEMRDLGKRAKDRKLKPEEYQGGTSSVSNMGMMGVKVFSAVINPPHATILAVGAGEQRVVVKKGEMAIATVMSVTLSTDHRCVDGALGAELLQAFKGYIENPMGMLV; this is encoded by the coding sequence ATGCCGATCAATATCACGATGCCCGCCCTCTCTCCGACCATGGAGGAAGGCAATCTTTCCAAATGGCTGGTCAAGGAAGGCGACAAGGTCAAGTCCGGCGATGTGATCGCCGAGATCGAGACCGACAAGGCGACGATGGAAGTCGAAGCCGTCGATGAAGGCACGGTCGCCAAGCTCGTCGTTGCCGCCGGCACCGAAGGCGTCAAAGTCAATGCGCTGATCGCGGTTCTCGCCGCCGATGGCGAAGATGTCTCCGCTGCCGCCAGTGGTGCGGGTTCCTCCGCCCCGGCACCGAAGGCAGACGGTGCAGCCGCGCCGAAGGCCGAAGCTGCACCGGCTCCGGCCCCGTCTACTCCGGCTGCGGCGCCTGCCAACATCGCCGCACCCGCCTCAGTTTCGGTTGATGGCAACCGCACCTTCTCTTCGCCGCTTGCCCGCAGGCTGGCCAAGGAAGCCGGTATCGACCTTTCTGCAGTCGCAGGCTCCGGCCCGCACGGCCGCGTCGTCAAGAGCGACATCGAGGCCGCCGTTGCCGGCGGTGGCGCCAAGGCTGCCGCTGCGCCTGCACCCGCTGCCACCCCGCAGGCTGCCGCGCCGGCGCCGGCCGCTGCTGCACCGAAGGGCGCTTCCGAGGAGGCCGTGCTCAAGCTCTTCGAACCGGGCTCCTACGAGCTCGTGCCGCATGACGGCATGCGCAAGACGATTGCCAAGCGCCTGGTCGAATCCAAGCAGACGATCCCGCATTTCTACGTCAGCGTCGATTGCGAGCTCGATGCGCTGCTGGCGCTGCGCGCCCAGCTCAACGATGCGGCCCCGCGAAAGGATGGCGGCGCTCCGGCCTACAAGCTCTCCGTCAACGATATGGTCATCAAGGCCATGGCGCTGTCGCTGCGCGACGTTCCGGATGCCAACGTCTCCTGGACCGACAACAACATGGTCAAGCACAAGCATGCCGATGTCGGCGTCGCGGTCTCGATCCCCGGCGGCCTGATCACGCCGATCATCCGCAAGGCCGAGCAAAAGACGCTGTCGGTGATCTCCAACGAGATGCGCGATCTCGGCAAGCGTGCCAAGGACCGCAAGCTGAAGCCCGAGGAATATCAGGGCGGCACCAGCTCGGTCTCGAACATGGGCATGATGGGCGTCAAGGTGTTTTCAGCCGTCATCAACCCGCCGCATGCGACGATCCTCGCGGTCGGCGCCGGCGAACAGCGGGTCGTCGTCAAGAAGGGCGAAATGGCGATTGCCACCGTAATGTCGGTCACGCTCTCGACCGACCATCGCTGTGTCGATGGCGCGCTCGGCGCCGAGCTGCTCCAGGCCTTCAAGGGCTACATCGAGAACCCGATGGGCATGCTTGTCTGA
- a CDS encoding SGNH/GDSL hydrolase family protein has product MTKTVLCYGDSLTWGYDAETIGRHDYKNRWTSVLQAALGGDARIIAEGLNGRTTAFDDHLADCDRNGARILPTILQTHAPLDLVILLLGTNDMKPVVAGSAFAACQGISRLVRLIRNHAWPFEFDGPEILIVAPPAIRATGNVPFAASFPGGIEESAKLATLYRDLADELGCGFFDGNSVAKTTPIDGIHLDAENTRALGRGLESIVRMMLGI; this is encoded by the coding sequence ATGACCAAGACCGTTCTTTGCTATGGCGACTCGCTGACCTGGGGTTATGACGCCGAGACGATCGGCCGTCATGATTACAAGAATCGCTGGACGAGCGTGCTTCAGGCAGCGCTCGGCGGTGACGCGCGTATCATCGCCGAAGGCTTGAACGGTCGCACCACCGCTTTCGACGACCATCTCGCCGATTGCGACCGCAACGGTGCGCGCATCCTGCCGACGATCCTGCAGACGCATGCGCCGCTCGACCTCGTCATCCTTCTGCTCGGCACCAATGACATGAAGCCGGTCGTGGCAGGCTCGGCCTTTGCCGCATGCCAGGGCATCAGCCGGCTCGTGCGGCTGATCCGCAATCATGCCTGGCCCTTCGAATTCGATGGGCCGGAGATTCTGATCGTGGCGCCGCCGGCGATCCGCGCGACGGGCAATGTGCCCTTCGCCGCATCGTTTCCCGGCGGCATCGAGGAATCGGCAAAACTTGCGACGCTTTATCGTGATCTTGCCGACGAACTCGGTTGCGGCTTCTTCGACGGCAATTCCGTCGCCAAGACCACACCGATCGATGGCATTCACCTCGATGCGGAGAATACGCGTGCGCTTGGACGCGGGTTGGAATCGATCGTGCGGATGATGCTGGGGATCTGA
- a CDS encoding GNAT family N-acetyltransferase gives MTSFIALRQASRRDASELAILADIASRGFASWLWFAGVENGVSDTPLELGRLKMGEEEAVGGWRDAVIAEAYGEVAGVAIGHALNEGIGDIEATIPATAPMLALQKTVVGSWFIGSLGVYRHLRGIGIGRRLLDDQIDRADRRPVSLITASDNEAALSLYGRNGFLEAARADAVPLFENSKRHAWVLMTRSAA, from the coding sequence ATGACCTCCTTCATCGCCCTCCGGCAGGCCTCACGGCGGGATGCCTCGGAGCTGGCGATTCTGGCGGATATCGCATCTCGCGGTTTTGCCTCCTGGCTTTGGTTTGCCGGTGTGGAAAACGGCGTGAGCGACACGCCGCTGGAGCTGGGCCGGCTGAAGATGGGCGAGGAGGAAGCTGTCGGCGGCTGGCGGGATGCCGTCATTGCCGAGGCCTATGGGGAGGTCGCGGGTGTGGCGATCGGCCATGCGCTGAATGAGGGGATAGGCGATATCGAGGCGACGATTCCGGCGACCGCACCGATGCTCGCCTTGCAGAAGACGGTGGTCGGAAGCTGGTTCATCGGCAGTCTCGGCGTCTATCGCCATCTGCGCGGCATCGGCATCGGACGGAGGCTGCTGGACGATCAGATCGACAGGGCCGATCGCCGGCCCGTCAGCCTGATCACCGCAAGCGACAACGAAGCGGCTTTGTCGCTTTATGGAAGAAACGGATTCCTGGAGGCTGCGCGCGCCGATGCCGTGCCGCTCTTCGAAAACAGCAAGAGACATGCTTGGGTGCTCATGACCCGCAGCGCAGCGTAA
- the lpdA gene encoding dihydrolipoyl dehydrogenase, producing the protein MAESYDVIIIGSGPGGYVAAIRASQLGLKTAIVEREHMGGICLNWGCIPTKALLRSAEVLDHANHFKDYGLVLEGTVKPDAKAVVGRSRAVSARLNAGVGFLMKKNKIDIIWGEAKITKPGEIVVGKSSKPVVEPQHPLPKNVKSGEGTYTAKHIIIATGARPRALPGIEPDGKLIWTYFEALKPDVLPKSLIVMGSGAIGIEFASFYRSMGVDVTVVEVMPTIMPVEDAEITAIARKQLEKRGLKIFTSAKVTKVEKAGDSVTAHVETADGKVQQITADRLISAVGVQGNIENLGLEALGVKTDRGCVVIDGYGKTNVAGIYAIGDVAGPPMLAHKAEHEGVVCVEKIAGLPNVHPTDKGKVPGCTYCNPQVASVGITEAKAKELGRDIRVGRFSFAANGKAIALGEDQGMVKVIFDKKTGELLGAHMVGAEVTELIQGFVVAMNLETTEEELMHTIFPHPTVSETMKEAVLDAYGRVLNA; encoded by the coding sequence ATGGCTGAATCCTACGACGTCATCATCATCGGTTCGGGCCCCGGCGGCTATGTCGCTGCCATCCGCGCCAGCCAGCTCGGCCTCAAGACCGCGATCGTCGAGCGCGAGCATATGGGCGGCATCTGCCTGAACTGGGGCTGCATCCCGACCAAGGCGCTGCTGCGCTCGGCCGAGGTGCTCGACCACGCCAATCACTTCAAGGATTACGGCCTCGTTCTCGAAGGCACGGTCAAGCCGGATGCCAAGGCCGTCGTTGGCCGTTCGCGCGCCGTCTCCGCCCGTCTGAATGCCGGCGTCGGCTTCCTGATGAAGAAGAACAAGATCGACATCATCTGGGGCGAAGCGAAGATCACCAAGCCCGGTGAGATCGTCGTCGGCAAGTCGTCGAAGCCCGTCGTCGAACCGCAGCATCCGCTGCCGAAGAACGTCAAGAGCGGCGAGGGCACCTATACCGCCAAGCACATCATCATCGCCACCGGCGCCCGCCCGCGCGCGCTGCCCGGCATCGAGCCGGATGGCAAGCTGATCTGGACCTATTTCGAGGCGCTGAAGCCGGATGTTCTGCCGAAGTCGCTGATCGTCATGGGCTCGGGCGCGATCGGCATCGAATTCGCCAGCTTCTATCGCTCGATGGGCGTCGACGTGACGGTCGTCGAAGTCATGCCGACCATCATGCCGGTCGAGGATGCCGAGATCACCGCGATCGCCCGCAAGCAGCTTGAAAAGCGCGGCCTCAAGATCTTCACCAGCGCCAAGGTCACCAAGGTCGAGAAGGCCGGCGACAGCGTCACCGCCCATGTCGAGACGGCCGATGGCAAGGTACAGCAGATCACCGCCGACCGGTTGATTTCGGCCGTCGGCGTTCAGGGCAATATCGAAAATCTCGGTCTCGAGGCGCTCGGCGTCAAGACCGACCGCGGCTGCGTCGTCATCGATGGCTACGGCAAGACCAATGTCGCGGGCATCTATGCGATCGGCGATGTCGCCGGCCCACCGATGCTGGCGCACAAGGCAGAGCATGAAGGCGTCGTCTGCGTCGAAAAGATCGCCGGCCTGCCGAACGTTCATCCCACAGACAAGGGCAAGGTCCCGGGCTGCACCTATTGCAATCCGCAGGTCGCTTCCGTCGGCATCACCGAAGCCAAGGCCAAGGAACTGGGCCGCGACATCCGCGTTGGCCGCTTCTCCTTCGCAGCGAACGGCAAGGCGATCGCGCTCGGTGAAGACCAGGGCATGGTGAAAGTAATCTTCGACAAGAAGACCGGTGAACTGCTCGGCGCCCATATGGTCGGCGCCGAAGTCACCGAACTCATCCAGGGCTTCGTCGTCGCGATGAATCTCGAGACGACCGAGGAAGAGCTGATGCACACGATCTTCCCGCATCCGACTGTGTCCGAAACGATGAAGGAAGCGGTGCTCGATGCGTACGGCCGCGTTCTGAACGCTTGA
- a CDS encoding GlsB/YeaQ/YmgE family stress response membrane protein, with the protein MSMETQALLVFLLIGLVAGFLASLVVGGGGLIRCLLSGIIGAFVGGYLFSTLGISLGIENALVVQIIHATVGAIIVVLIARAVA; encoded by the coding sequence ATGTCTATGGAGACGCAGGCGTTGCTGGTGTTTTTGTTGATCGGCCTGGTTGCAGGCTTCCTTGCAAGCCTGGTCGTCGGTGGCGGCGGGCTGATAAGATGCCTGCTGAGCGGCATCATCGGCGCCTTCGTCGGCGGCTATCTGTTCAGCACGCTCGGCATTTCGCTGGGCATTGAAAATGCGCTTGTGGTGCAGATCATCCACGCCACCGTCGGTGCCATCATCGTGGTTCTGATCGCCAGAGCGGTCGCTTGA
- a CDS encoding GlsB/YeaQ/YmgE family stress response membrane protein — MESVGWISAIIIGGLAGWLAGKLMEARFGIFLNIVLGIVGSVVASAILAQFHLEVVGGRLGYFVTGFLGACLLIFLARLVRR; from the coding sequence ATGGAAAGCGTCGGCTGGATTTCGGCAATCATCATCGGCGGGCTTGCAGGCTGGCTCGCCGGCAAGCTGATGGAAGCGCGCTTCGGGATTTTCCTGAATATCGTGCTCGGCATTGTCGGCTCGGTCGTCGCAAGTGCCATCCTCGCGCAGTTTCATCTCGAGGTGGTCGGCGGGCGGCTCGGTTATTTCGTGACGGGTTTCCTCGGCGCCTGCTTGTTGATATTCCTTGCGCGGCTGGTGCGGCGCTAG